A region of Lepus europaeus isolate LE1 chromosome 2, mLepTim1.pri, whole genome shotgun sequence DNA encodes the following proteins:
- the EIF4G1 gene encoding eukaryotic translation initiation factor 4 gamma 1 isoform X2 has protein sequence MNKAPQPTGPPPAPSPGLPQPAFPPGQTAPVVFSTPQATQMNTPSQPRQHFYPSRAQPPSSAASRVQSAAPARPGPAAHVYPAGSQVMMIPSQISYPASQGAYYIPGQGRSTYVVPTQQYPVQPGAPGFYTGASPTEFGTYAGAYYPAQGVQQFPAGVAPAPVLMNQPPQIAPKRERKTIRIRDPNQGGKDITEEIMSGARTASTPTPPQTGGGVEPQANGETPQVAVIVRPDDRSQGAIIGGRPGLPGPEHSPSESQPSSPSPTPSPPPILEPGSEPNLAVLSLPGDTVTSGMIQMPVEEPPPISREAGEPYCLSPEPTPLAEPILEVEVTLSKPVPVSEFSSSPIQVLTPLASHKMEIHEPNGVVPSEDLEPEVESSPELAPPPPPACPSESPVPIAPTAQPEELLNGAPSPPAVDLSPVCEPEDQAKEDTASATPPAVPSATPATAPPATSPAQEEEGEEEEEEEEGEAGEAESEKGGEDLHPTESTPVPAHLPQNVEAVAATQVAVSVPKRRRKIKELNKKEAVGDLLDAFKEVNPAVPEVENQPPAGSNPTPESEGSSGPSRPEEADETWDAKEDKIHNAENIQPGEQKYEYKSDQWRPLNLEEKKRYDREFLLGFQFIFASMKKPEGLPHISDVVLDKANKTPLRPLDPSRLSGINCGPDFTPSFANLGRPALSSRGPPRGGPGGELPRGPAGLGPRRSQPGPRKEPRKIIASVIMTEDIKLNKAEKAWKPSSKRTAADKDRGEEDADGSKTQDLFRRVRSILNKLTPQMFQQLMKQVTQLAIDTEERLKGVIDLIFEKAISEPNFSVAYANMCRCLMALKVPTTEKPTVTVNFRKLLLNRCQKEFEKDKDDDEVFEKKQKEMDEAATAEERGRLKEELEEARDIARRRSLGNIKFIGELFKLKMLTEAIMHDCVVKLLKNHDEESLECLCRLLTTIGKDLDFEKAKPRMDQYFNQMEKIIKEKKTSSRIRFMLQDVLDLRQSNWVPRRGDQGPKTIDQIHKEAEMEEHREHIKVQQLMAKGSDKRRGGPPGPPISRGLPLVDDGGWNTVPISKGSRPIDTSRLTKITKPGSIDSNNQLFAPGGRLSWGKGSSGGSGAKPSDAASEVSRPATSTLNRFSALQQAVPTESTDNRRVVQRSSLSRERGEKAGDRGDRLERSERGGDRGDRLDRARAPATKRSFSKEVEERSRERPSQPEGLRKAASLTEDRDRGRDAAKREATLPPVSSPKAALSEEELEKKSKAIIEEYLHLNDMKEAVQCVQELASPSLLFIFVRHGIESTLERSAIARERMGQLLHQLLSAGHLSTAQYYQGLYEILELAEDMEIDIPHVWLYLAELVTPIMQEGGVPMGELFREITKHLRPLGKAASLLLEILRLLCKSMGPKKVGILWREAGLSWKEFLPEGQDVGAFITEQKVEYTLGEESEAPGQRALSSEELSRQLEKLLKEGSSNQRVFDWIEANLSEQQMASNTLVRALMTAVCYSAIIFETPLRVDVAVLKARAKLLQKYLCDEQKELQALYALQALVVTLEQPANLLRMFFDALYDEDVVKEEAFYSWESSKDPAEQQGKGVALKSVTAFFKWLREAEEEESDHN, from the exons ATGAACAAAGCTCCACAGCCCACAggccccccgcccgccccatcccctggactcccaCAG CCAGCGTTTCCCCCGGGGCAGACAGCACCGGTGGTGTTCAGTACGCCACAAGCAACACAAATGAACACGCCTTCTCAGCCCCGCCAG CACTTCTACCCTAGCCGGGCCCAGCCCCCGAGCAGTGCAGCCTCCCGAGTGCAGAGTGCAGCCCCTGCCCGCCCTGGCCCAGCTGCCCATGTCTACCCTGCTGGATCCCAAGTAATGATGATCCCTTCCCAGATCTCATACCCAGCCTCCCAGGGGGCCTACTACATCCCTGGACAG gggcGTTCCACATATGTTGTCCCGACACAGCAGTACCctgtgcagccaggagccccaggcttCTATACGGGTGCAAGCCCTACAGAGTTTGGGACCTATG cTGGCGCCTACTACCCAGCCCAAGGTGTGCAGCAGTTTCCCGCTGGTGTGGCCCCTGCGCCGGTTTTGATGAACCAGCCACCCCAGATTGCTCCCAAGAGGGAGCGAAAGACG ATCCGAATTCGAGATCCAAATCAAGGAGGGAAGGATATCACGGAAGAGATTATGTCAGGGGCCCGCACTGcctccacacccacccctccccag actggaggtggtgtggagccTCAGGCTAACGGGGAGACGCCCCAGGTTGCTGTCATCGTCCGGCCAG ATGACCGGTCGCAAGGAGCAATCATCGGGGGCCGACCAGGGCTGCCTGGCCCAGAGCACAGCCCTTCAGAATCCCAGCCTTCATCACCTTCTCCGACCCCATCACCACCCCCGATCTTGGAACCGGGGTCTGAGCCTAATCTTGCGGTCCTCTCTCTTCCTGGGGACACTGTGACATCGGGGATGATACAGATGCCCGTGGAAGAACCACCCCCCATCTCCCGTGAAGCTGGAGAGCCATATTGCCTCTCTCCAGAGCCCACTCCTCTTGCTGAACCCATACTGGAAGTTGAAGTGACACTCAGCAAACCAGTTCCAGTGTCTGAGTTCTCTTCCAGTCCTATCCAGGTTCTCACCCCACTGGCATCTCACAAGATGGAAATTCATGAGCCTAATGGCGTGGTCCCGTCTGAGGATCTGGAACCAGAGGTGGAGTCAAGCCCAGAGCttgctcctccccctcctccagcttGCCCCTCTGAATCCCCTGTGCCTATCGCTCCAACCGCCCAACCAGAGGAACTGCTCAATGGAGCCCCCTCGCCACCAGCTGTGGACTTAAGCCCAGTCTGTGAGCCTGAGGACCAGGCCAAGGAGGATACAGCGTCTGCAACTCCCCCTGCCGTTCCATCTGCCACTCCAGCTACAGCTCCCCCAGCTACTTCCCCTGctcaggaggaagaaggggaggaagaggaagaagaggaagagggagaagcaggagaAGCTGAAagtgagaagggaggagaggacctaCATCCCACAGAGAGCACCCCTGTCCCTGCCCACTTACCCCAGAATGTGGAGGCAGTAGCAGCCACCCAAG tGGCAGTATCTGTGCCAAAGAGGAGACGGAAAATTAAGGAGCTCAACAAAAAGGAGGCTGTGGGAGACCTTCTAGATGCCTTCAAAGAG GTGAACCCGGCAGTGCCAGAGGTGGAGAATCAGCCTCCTGCTGGCAGCAATCCAACACCAGAGTCGGAGGGCAGCAGTGGGCCCTCCCGGCCCGAGGAAGCAGATGAGACCTGGGACGCAAAGGAAGACAAAATTCACAATGCTGAGAACATCCAGCCTGGGGAACAGAAGTATGAGTACAAGTCAG ATCAGTGGAGGCCTCTAAACCTTGAGGAGAAAAAGCGTTATGACCGTGAGTTCCTGCTTGGCTTTCAGTTCATCtttgccagtatgaagaagccgGAGGGGTTGCCCCATATCAGTGATGTGGTGTTGGACAAG GCCAATAAGACGCCACTACGGCCGCTGGATCCCTCCAGACTATCAGGCATAAATTGCGGCCCAGACTTCACCCCATCTTTTGCCAACCTTGGCCGACCAGCCCTGAGCAGCCGCGGGCCCCCAAGGGGTGGGCCAGGTGGGGAGCTGCCCCGAGGGCCG GCTGGCCTGGGTCCCCGGCGCTCTCAGCCAGGCCCCCGAAAGGAGCCCCGCAAGATCATTGCCTCAGTGATAATGACTGAAGATATAAAACTGAACAAAGCAGAGAAGGCCTGGAAACCCAGCAGCAAGCGGACAGCGGCTGATAAGGATCGAGGGGAAGAGGATGCTGATGGCAGCAAAACCCAG GACCTGTTCCGCAGGGTGCGCTCCATCTTGAATAAGCTGACACCCCAGATGTTCCAGCAGCTGATGAAGCAGGTGACGCAGCTGGCCATCGACACCGAGGAGCGCCTCAAAGGGGTCATTGACCTCATCTTTGAGAAGGCCATTTCGGAACCCAACTTCTCAGTGGCCTATGCCAACATGTGCCGCTGCCTCATGGCG CTGAAAGTGCCCACTACAGAAAAGCCAACAGTGACTGTGAACTTCCGAAAACTGTTGTTGAATCGGTGTCAGAAGGAATTTGAGAAGGACAAGGATGATGATGaggtttttgaaaaaaagcaaaaggagatGGATGAAGCTGCTACG GCAGAGGAGCGGGGACGCCTGAAGGAAGAGCTGGAAGAGGCTCGGGACATAGCCCGGCGGCGCTCCTTAGGAAATATCAAGTTTATTGGAGAATTGTTCAAGCTGAAGATGTTAACAGAGGCAATAATGCACGACTGTGTGGTCAAACTACTTAAGAACCATGATGAAGAGTCTCTGGAATGCCTGTGCCGTCTGCTCACCACCATTGGCAAAGACCTGGATTTTGAAAAAGCCAAG CCCCGAATGGATCAGTATTTCAACCAGATGgaaaaaatcattaaagaaaagaaGACTTCATCCCGCATCCGCTTTATGCTGCAGGATGTACTAGATCTCCGACAG AGCAATTGGGTGCCACGGCGAGGGGATCAGGGTCCCAAGACCATTGACCAGATCCACAAGGAGGCTGAAATGGAGGAGCATAGGGAACACATCAAAGTGCAGCAGCTCATGGCCAAGGGCAGTGACAAGCGTCGGGGTGGCCCTCCCGGCCCACCCATCA GCCGTGGCCTTCCACTTGTGGACGATGGTGGCTGGAATACAGTCCCCATCAGCAAAGGCAGCCGTCCCATCGACACCTCACGACTCACCAAGATCACGAAG CCTGGCTCTATTGATTCTAACAACCAGCTCTTTGCACCTGGAGGGCGCCTGAGCTGGGGCAAAGGCAGCAGTGGAGGCTCAGGAGCCAAGCCCTCAGACGCAG CATCGGAGGTTTCTCGTCCAGCTACCAGTACCTTGAATCGCTTTTCAGCCCTTCAACAAGCAGTGCCCACAGAAAGCACGGATAACAGACGAGTGGTACAGAG GAGTAGCTTGAGTCGGGAACGAGGTGAGAAAGCTGGGGACCGAGGAGACCGCCTAGAGCGGAGTGAACGGGGAGGTGACCGAGGGGACCGGCTGGACCGCGCACGGGCACCGGCCACGAAGCGGAGCTTCAGCAAGGAAGTGGAGGAACGGAGTAGAGAACGGCCCTCCCAGCCCGAGGGACTACGCAAGGCAGCTAGCCTCACAGAGGATCGGGACCGAGGGCGGGACGCTG CAAAGCGGGAAGCCACCCTGCCCCCTGTGAGCTCGCCGAAGGCTGCACTCTCTGAAGAGGAGCTGGAGAAGAAATCTAAGGCCATCATTGAGGAATACCTCCATCTCAACGACATGAAG GAGGCAGTGCAGTGTGTCCAGGAACTGGCCTCACCCTCTCTGCTCTTCATCTTTGTGCGACATGGCATAGAGTCCACACTGGAGCGCAGTGCCATTGCTCGTGAGCGTATGGGACAGCTGCTGcaccagctgctctctgctggcCACCTCTCCACTGCTCAGTACTACCAAGG GCTGTATGAGATCCTAGAATTGGCTGAGGACATGGAAATTGACATACCCCATGTGTGGCTCTACCTAGCGGAACTAGTAACACCCATTATGCAGGAAGGTGGTGTGCCCATGGGGGAGCTGTTCAG ggAGATTACGAAGCATTTGAGACCTTTGGGCAAAGCTGCTTCCCTGTTGCTGGAGATCCTGCGACTCCTATGCAAAAGCATG GGCCCCAAAAAAGTGGGCATATTGTGGCGtgaggctgggctcagctggaaAGAATTTCTGCCTGAAGGCCAGGATGTCGGTGCATTCATCACTGAACAG AAGGTGGAGTATACCCTGGGAGAGGAGTCCGAAGCCCCTGGCCAGAGGGCACTGTCCTCTGAGGagctgagcaggcagctggagaagCTGCTGAAGGAGGGCAGCAGTAACCAGCGGGTGTTCGACTGGATAGAG GCCAACCTGAGTGAGCAGCAGATGGCATCCAACACGTTAGTTCGAGCCCTCATGACTGCTGTCTGCTATTCGGCAATTATCT TTGAGACTCCCCTCCGCGTGGATGTTGCAGTGCTGAAAGCACGAGCGAAACTGCTACAGAAATACCTGTGTGATGAGCAGAAGGAGCTGCAAGCACTCTATGCCCTCCAGGCCCTTGTAGTGACCTTAGAACAGCCCGCCA ACCTGCTTCGGATGTTCTTTGATGCCCTGTATGACGAAGACGTGGTGAAGGAGGAAGCGTTCTACAGCTGGGAGAGTAGCAAGGACCCTGCTGAGCAGCAGGGCAAGGGCGTGGCCCTTAAATCTGTCACAGCCTTCTTCAAGTGGCTTCgtgaggcggaggaggaggaatCCGACCACAACTGA
- the EIF4G1 gene encoding eukaryotic translation initiation factor 4 gamma 1 isoform X1, whose protein sequence is MNKAPQPTGPPPAPSPGLPQPAFPPGQTAPVVFSTPQATQMNTPSQPRQHFYPSRAQPPSSAASRVQSAAPARPGPAAHVYPAGSQVMMIPSQISYPASQGAYYIPGQGRSTYVVPTQQYPVQPGAPGFYTGASPTEFGTYAGAYYPAQGVQQFPAGVAPAPVLMNQPPQIAPKRERKTIRIRDPNQGGKDITEEIMSGARTASTPTPPQTGGGVEPQANGETPQVAVIVRPDDRSQGAIIGGRPGLPGPEHSPSESQPSSPSPTPSPPPILEPGSEPNLAVLSLPGDTVTSGMIQMPVEEPPPISREAGEPYCLSPEPTPLAEPILEVEVTLSKPVPVSEFSSSPIQVLTPLASHKMEIHEPNGVVPSEDLEPEVESSPELAPPPPPACPSESPVPIAPTAQPEELLNGAPSPPAVDLSPVCEPEDQAKEDTASATPPAVPSATPATAPPATSPAQEEEGEEEEEEEEGEAGEAESEKGGEDLHPTESTPVPAHLPQNVEAVAATQVAVSVPKRRRKIKELNKKEAVGDLLDAFKEVNPAVPEVENQPPAGSNPTPESEGSSGPSRPEEADETWDAKEDKIHNAENIQPGEQKYEYKSDQWRPLNLEEKKRYDREFLLGFQFIFASMKKPEGLPHISDVVLDKANKTPLRPLDPSRLSGINCGPDFTPSFANLGRPALSSRGPPRGGPGGELPRGPQAGLGPRRSQPGPRKEPRKIIASVIMTEDIKLNKAEKAWKPSSKRTAADKDRGEEDADGSKTQDLFRRVRSILNKLTPQMFQQLMKQVTQLAIDTEERLKGVIDLIFEKAISEPNFSVAYANMCRCLMALKVPTTEKPTVTVNFRKLLLNRCQKEFEKDKDDDEVFEKKQKEMDEAATAEERGRLKEELEEARDIARRRSLGNIKFIGELFKLKMLTEAIMHDCVVKLLKNHDEESLECLCRLLTTIGKDLDFEKAKPRMDQYFNQMEKIIKEKKTSSRIRFMLQDVLDLRQSNWVPRRGDQGPKTIDQIHKEAEMEEHREHIKVQQLMAKGSDKRRGGPPGPPISRGLPLVDDGGWNTVPISKGSRPIDTSRLTKITKPGSIDSNNQLFAPGGRLSWGKGSSGGSGAKPSDAASEVSRPATSTLNRFSALQQAVPTESTDNRRVVQRSSLSRERGEKAGDRGDRLERSERGGDRGDRLDRARAPATKRSFSKEVEERSRERPSQPEGLRKAASLTEDRDRGRDAAKREATLPPVSSPKAALSEEELEKKSKAIIEEYLHLNDMKEAVQCVQELASPSLLFIFVRHGIESTLERSAIARERMGQLLHQLLSAGHLSTAQYYQGLYEILELAEDMEIDIPHVWLYLAELVTPIMQEGGVPMGELFREITKHLRPLGKAASLLLEILRLLCKSMGPKKVGILWREAGLSWKEFLPEGQDVGAFITEQKVEYTLGEESEAPGQRALSSEELSRQLEKLLKEGSSNQRVFDWIEANLSEQQMASNTLVRALMTAVCYSAIIFETPLRVDVAVLKARAKLLQKYLCDEQKELQALYALQALVVTLEQPANLLRMFFDALYDEDVVKEEAFYSWESSKDPAEQQGKGVALKSVTAFFKWLREAEEEESDHN, encoded by the exons ATGAACAAAGCTCCACAGCCCACAggccccccgcccgccccatcccctggactcccaCAG CCAGCGTTTCCCCCGGGGCAGACAGCACCGGTGGTGTTCAGTACGCCACAAGCAACACAAATGAACACGCCTTCTCAGCCCCGCCAG CACTTCTACCCTAGCCGGGCCCAGCCCCCGAGCAGTGCAGCCTCCCGAGTGCAGAGTGCAGCCCCTGCCCGCCCTGGCCCAGCTGCCCATGTCTACCCTGCTGGATCCCAAGTAATGATGATCCCTTCCCAGATCTCATACCCAGCCTCCCAGGGGGCCTACTACATCCCTGGACAG gggcGTTCCACATATGTTGTCCCGACACAGCAGTACCctgtgcagccaggagccccaggcttCTATACGGGTGCAAGCCCTACAGAGTTTGGGACCTATG cTGGCGCCTACTACCCAGCCCAAGGTGTGCAGCAGTTTCCCGCTGGTGTGGCCCCTGCGCCGGTTTTGATGAACCAGCCACCCCAGATTGCTCCCAAGAGGGAGCGAAAGACG ATCCGAATTCGAGATCCAAATCAAGGAGGGAAGGATATCACGGAAGAGATTATGTCAGGGGCCCGCACTGcctccacacccacccctccccag actggaggtggtgtggagccTCAGGCTAACGGGGAGACGCCCCAGGTTGCTGTCATCGTCCGGCCAG ATGACCGGTCGCAAGGAGCAATCATCGGGGGCCGACCAGGGCTGCCTGGCCCAGAGCACAGCCCTTCAGAATCCCAGCCTTCATCACCTTCTCCGACCCCATCACCACCCCCGATCTTGGAACCGGGGTCTGAGCCTAATCTTGCGGTCCTCTCTCTTCCTGGGGACACTGTGACATCGGGGATGATACAGATGCCCGTGGAAGAACCACCCCCCATCTCCCGTGAAGCTGGAGAGCCATATTGCCTCTCTCCAGAGCCCACTCCTCTTGCTGAACCCATACTGGAAGTTGAAGTGACACTCAGCAAACCAGTTCCAGTGTCTGAGTTCTCTTCCAGTCCTATCCAGGTTCTCACCCCACTGGCATCTCACAAGATGGAAATTCATGAGCCTAATGGCGTGGTCCCGTCTGAGGATCTGGAACCAGAGGTGGAGTCAAGCCCAGAGCttgctcctccccctcctccagcttGCCCCTCTGAATCCCCTGTGCCTATCGCTCCAACCGCCCAACCAGAGGAACTGCTCAATGGAGCCCCCTCGCCACCAGCTGTGGACTTAAGCCCAGTCTGTGAGCCTGAGGACCAGGCCAAGGAGGATACAGCGTCTGCAACTCCCCCTGCCGTTCCATCTGCCACTCCAGCTACAGCTCCCCCAGCTACTTCCCCTGctcaggaggaagaaggggaggaagaggaagaagaggaagagggagaagcaggagaAGCTGAAagtgagaagggaggagaggacctaCATCCCACAGAGAGCACCCCTGTCCCTGCCCACTTACCCCAGAATGTGGAGGCAGTAGCAGCCACCCAAG tGGCAGTATCTGTGCCAAAGAGGAGACGGAAAATTAAGGAGCTCAACAAAAAGGAGGCTGTGGGAGACCTTCTAGATGCCTTCAAAGAG GTGAACCCGGCAGTGCCAGAGGTGGAGAATCAGCCTCCTGCTGGCAGCAATCCAACACCAGAGTCGGAGGGCAGCAGTGGGCCCTCCCGGCCCGAGGAAGCAGATGAGACCTGGGACGCAAAGGAAGACAAAATTCACAATGCTGAGAACATCCAGCCTGGGGAACAGAAGTATGAGTACAAGTCAG ATCAGTGGAGGCCTCTAAACCTTGAGGAGAAAAAGCGTTATGACCGTGAGTTCCTGCTTGGCTTTCAGTTCATCtttgccagtatgaagaagccgGAGGGGTTGCCCCATATCAGTGATGTGGTGTTGGACAAG GCCAATAAGACGCCACTACGGCCGCTGGATCCCTCCAGACTATCAGGCATAAATTGCGGCCCAGACTTCACCCCATCTTTTGCCAACCTTGGCCGACCAGCCCTGAGCAGCCGCGGGCCCCCAAGGGGTGGGCCAGGTGGGGAGCTGCCCCGAGGGCCG CAGGCTGGCCTGGGTCCCCGGCGCTCTCAGCCAGGCCCCCGAAAGGAGCCCCGCAAGATCATTGCCTCAGTGATAATGACTGAAGATATAAAACTGAACAAAGCAGAGAAGGCCTGGAAACCCAGCAGCAAGCGGACAGCGGCTGATAAGGATCGAGGGGAAGAGGATGCTGATGGCAGCAAAACCCAG GACCTGTTCCGCAGGGTGCGCTCCATCTTGAATAAGCTGACACCCCAGATGTTCCAGCAGCTGATGAAGCAGGTGACGCAGCTGGCCATCGACACCGAGGAGCGCCTCAAAGGGGTCATTGACCTCATCTTTGAGAAGGCCATTTCGGAACCCAACTTCTCAGTGGCCTATGCCAACATGTGCCGCTGCCTCATGGCG CTGAAAGTGCCCACTACAGAAAAGCCAACAGTGACTGTGAACTTCCGAAAACTGTTGTTGAATCGGTGTCAGAAGGAATTTGAGAAGGACAAGGATGATGATGaggtttttgaaaaaaagcaaaaggagatGGATGAAGCTGCTACG GCAGAGGAGCGGGGACGCCTGAAGGAAGAGCTGGAAGAGGCTCGGGACATAGCCCGGCGGCGCTCCTTAGGAAATATCAAGTTTATTGGAGAATTGTTCAAGCTGAAGATGTTAACAGAGGCAATAATGCACGACTGTGTGGTCAAACTACTTAAGAACCATGATGAAGAGTCTCTGGAATGCCTGTGCCGTCTGCTCACCACCATTGGCAAAGACCTGGATTTTGAAAAAGCCAAG CCCCGAATGGATCAGTATTTCAACCAGATGgaaaaaatcattaaagaaaagaaGACTTCATCCCGCATCCGCTTTATGCTGCAGGATGTACTAGATCTCCGACAG AGCAATTGGGTGCCACGGCGAGGGGATCAGGGTCCCAAGACCATTGACCAGATCCACAAGGAGGCTGAAATGGAGGAGCATAGGGAACACATCAAAGTGCAGCAGCTCATGGCCAAGGGCAGTGACAAGCGTCGGGGTGGCCCTCCCGGCCCACCCATCA GCCGTGGCCTTCCACTTGTGGACGATGGTGGCTGGAATACAGTCCCCATCAGCAAAGGCAGCCGTCCCATCGACACCTCACGACTCACCAAGATCACGAAG CCTGGCTCTATTGATTCTAACAACCAGCTCTTTGCACCTGGAGGGCGCCTGAGCTGGGGCAAAGGCAGCAGTGGAGGCTCAGGAGCCAAGCCCTCAGACGCAG CATCGGAGGTTTCTCGTCCAGCTACCAGTACCTTGAATCGCTTTTCAGCCCTTCAACAAGCAGTGCCCACAGAAAGCACGGATAACAGACGAGTGGTACAGAG GAGTAGCTTGAGTCGGGAACGAGGTGAGAAAGCTGGGGACCGAGGAGACCGCCTAGAGCGGAGTGAACGGGGAGGTGACCGAGGGGACCGGCTGGACCGCGCACGGGCACCGGCCACGAAGCGGAGCTTCAGCAAGGAAGTGGAGGAACGGAGTAGAGAACGGCCCTCCCAGCCCGAGGGACTACGCAAGGCAGCTAGCCTCACAGAGGATCGGGACCGAGGGCGGGACGCTG CAAAGCGGGAAGCCACCCTGCCCCCTGTGAGCTCGCCGAAGGCTGCACTCTCTGAAGAGGAGCTGGAGAAGAAATCTAAGGCCATCATTGAGGAATACCTCCATCTCAACGACATGAAG GAGGCAGTGCAGTGTGTCCAGGAACTGGCCTCACCCTCTCTGCTCTTCATCTTTGTGCGACATGGCATAGAGTCCACACTGGAGCGCAGTGCCATTGCTCGTGAGCGTATGGGACAGCTGCTGcaccagctgctctctgctggcCACCTCTCCACTGCTCAGTACTACCAAGG GCTGTATGAGATCCTAGAATTGGCTGAGGACATGGAAATTGACATACCCCATGTGTGGCTCTACCTAGCGGAACTAGTAACACCCATTATGCAGGAAGGTGGTGTGCCCATGGGGGAGCTGTTCAG ggAGATTACGAAGCATTTGAGACCTTTGGGCAAAGCTGCTTCCCTGTTGCTGGAGATCCTGCGACTCCTATGCAAAAGCATG GGCCCCAAAAAAGTGGGCATATTGTGGCGtgaggctgggctcagctggaaAGAATTTCTGCCTGAAGGCCAGGATGTCGGTGCATTCATCACTGAACAG AAGGTGGAGTATACCCTGGGAGAGGAGTCCGAAGCCCCTGGCCAGAGGGCACTGTCCTCTGAGGagctgagcaggcagctggagaagCTGCTGAAGGAGGGCAGCAGTAACCAGCGGGTGTTCGACTGGATAGAG GCCAACCTGAGTGAGCAGCAGATGGCATCCAACACGTTAGTTCGAGCCCTCATGACTGCTGTCTGCTATTCGGCAATTATCT TTGAGACTCCCCTCCGCGTGGATGTTGCAGTGCTGAAAGCACGAGCGAAACTGCTACAGAAATACCTGTGTGATGAGCAGAAGGAGCTGCAAGCACTCTATGCCCTCCAGGCCCTTGTAGTGACCTTAGAACAGCCCGCCA ACCTGCTTCGGATGTTCTTTGATGCCCTGTATGACGAAGACGTGGTGAAGGAGGAAGCGTTCTACAGCTGGGAGAGTAGCAAGGACCCTGCTGAGCAGCAGGGCAAGGGCGTGGCCCTTAAATCTGTCACAGCCTTCTTCAAGTGGCTTCgtgaggcggaggaggaggaatCCGACCACAACTGA